The following are encoded in a window of Dryobates pubescens isolate bDryPub1 chromosome 34, bDryPub1.pri, whole genome shotgun sequence genomic DNA:
- the CBL gene encoding E3 ubiquitin-protein ligase CBL has protein sequence MSAPLKKGPGGLIGLMKDAFQPHHHHLGPHQPGAVDKKMVEKCWKLMDKVVRLCQNPKLALKNSPPYILDLLPDTYQHLRTILSRYEGKMETLGENEYFRVFMENLMKKTKQTISLFKEGKERMYEENSQPRRNLTKLSLIFSHMLAELKGIFPSGLFQGDTFRITKADAAEFWRKAFGEKTIVPWKSFRQALHEVHPISSGLEAMALKSTIDLTCNDYISVFEFDIFTRLFQPWSSLLRNWNSLAVTHPGYMAFLTYDEVKARLQKFIHKPGSYIFRLSCTRLGQWAIGYVTADGNILQTIPHNKPLFQALIDGFREGFYLFPDGRNQNPDLTGLCEPTPQDHIKVTQEQYELYCEMGSTFQLCKICAENDKDVKIEPCGHLMCTSCLTAWQESEGQGCPFCRCEIKGTEPIVVDPFDPRGGGGLSRQGAEGTPSPNYDDDDDDRADDSLFMMKELAGTKVERPPSPFSVAPQAALPPVPPRLDLLQQRVANPPGASSPGTTSKAVPGALHKDKPLPIPPTLRDLPPPPPPDRPHSIGAEGRPQRRPLPCTPGDCPSRDKPPPVPSNRQAELWPSRPMPKAPSVALSPGDPWAGRELSNRHSLPFSLPSQMDSRAESHRLGSTVSLDNPVSLNTGPPTTSECEHPKIKPSSSANAIYSLAARPLPVPKLPPGEQSESDEDTEYMSPSSLPVVPPGPAVQKPELKMPLEMTQSLRVSECEQQTEACMYEAMYNIHSQAASSAFEAVSTSDAGDLAAASASNGPEESENEEDGYDVPKPPLPVATARRTLSDISNATPAFSRMSLENDPVTGFSDGSQVPERPPKPLPRRINSERKAGSCPPGGASSGTSASLQLSSEIENLLSQGYSYQDIQKALLIAHNNIEMAKNILREFVSISSPAHVAT, from the exons GTGGTTCGTTTGTGTCAGAACCCAAAACTGGCCTTGAAGAACAGCCCCCCTTACATCCTGGACCTGCTGCCGGACACCTACCAGCACCTGCGGACCATCCTCTCGCGCTACGAGGGCAAGATGGAGACCCTGGGGGAGAACGAGTACTTCCGGGTGTTCATGGAGAACCTGATGAAGAAAACCAAGCAGACCATCAGCCTCTtcaaagaagggaaggagaggatgtATGAGGAGAACTCCCAGCCTAG GAGGAACCTGACAAAGCTCTCCCTGATCTTCAGCCACATGCTGGCAGAGCTCAAAGGCATTTTCCCGAGCGGCCTCTTCCAGGGGGACACCTTCCGCATCACCAAGGCAGATGCTGCTGAGTTCTGGAGGAAGGCCTTTGGGGAAAA GACTATTGTTCCTTGGAAGAGCTTCCGTCAGGCCTTGCACGAAGTGCATCCAAtcagctcagggctggaagccaTGGCCCTGAAGTCCACAATTGACCTGACCTGCAATGACTACATTTCAGTCTTTGAGTTTGATATCTTCACAAGACTTTTCCAG CCATGGTCCTCCTTGCTCAGGAACTGGAATAGCCTAGCAGTGACTCACCCTGGTTATATGGCATTCCTCACCTATGATGAGGtgaaagccaggctgcagaaaTTCATTCACAAACCTGGCAG TTACATTTTCCGGCTGAGCTGCACGCGGCTGGGGCAGTGGGCCATTGGCTACGTcactgcagatggcaacatccTTCAGACAATCCCCCACAACAAACCTCTCTTTCAAGCACTGATTGATGGCTTCAGGGAAGGCTT TTACTTATTCCCCGACGGCCGGAATCAGAATCCTGACTTGACTGGCTTGTGTGAGCCCACACCTCAGGACCACATTAAAGTCACACAG GAACAATATGAATTGTACTGTGAGATGGGCTCCACCTTTCAGCTGTGTAAAATCTGTGCTGAGAATGACAAGGATGTGAAGATTGAACCATGTGGCCATCTGATGTGCACCTCCTGCCTCACTGCCTGGCAG gaatCAGAGGGCCAGGGCTGTCCTTTCTGCCGCTGTGAAATCAAAGGCACAGAGCCGATTGTCGTCGACCCCTTCGAccccaggggaggaggaggattgtCAAGACAAGGGGCAGAAGGGACCCCCTCACCCaattatgatgatgatgatgatgacagaGCTGATGATTCCCTCTTCATGATGAAGGAACTTGCTGGTACCAAA GTGGAGCGTCCTCCTTCTCCGTTCTCGGtagctccccaggctgcccttcccCCTGTGCCACCACGGCTGGACCTTCTGCAGCAGAGAGTGGCCAATCCACCTggggcttccagccctggcaccacttcAAAG GCTGTCCCTGGTGCTCTCCACAAGGACAAACCTCTGCCGATCCCACCCACGCTCAGAGAcctccccccgccgccgcctccggACCGGCCGCATTCCATCGGCGCTGAAGGGCGACCTCAGAGGCGGCCCCTGCCCTGCACGCCTGGGGACTGCCCTTCAAGGGACAAACCTCCCCCCGTGCCCTCCAAccgccaggcagagctgtggccgTCCAGGCCCATGCCTAAGGCCCCATCTGTAGCTCTCAGCCCCGGTGACCCTTGGGCTGGCAGAGAACTCTCCAACAGGCACTcgcttcccttctccctgccctctcAGATGGACTCCAGGGCTGAGAGCCATCGGCTTGGGAGTACAGTCAGCCTGGACAACCCAGTG agcTTGAACACTGGTCCTCCAACAACCTCAGAGTGTGAACACCCCAAAATCAAACCCTCCTCATCTGCCAATGCCATCTACTCCTTAGCTGCCAG ACCACTGCCTGTACCAAAACTGCCTCCTGGGGAGCAGTCTGAAAGTGATGAGGACACTGAATACATGTCACCATCCTCTCTGCCTGTGGTGCCTCCAGGACCTGCTGTACAAAAACCAGAGCTCAAAATGCCTTTGGAAATGACTCAGAGTTTACG aGTTTCAGAGTGCgagcagcagacagaggcctgcATGTACGAAGCGATGTACAACATTCACTCCCAGGCAGCATCCTCTGCCTTCGAGGCTGTCAGCACTTCTG ATGCAGGGGAtctggcagcagccagtgccagcaaTGGCCCTGAGGAgtcagaaaatgaagaagatGGCTACGACGTCCCCAAACCTCCGCTGCCGGTGGCCACCGCGCGGCGCACGCTCTCCGACATCTCCAACGCCACGCCTGCCTTCAGCAGAATGTCCTTGGAAAACGACCCTGTCACAG gTTTCTCAGATGGCTCTCAAGTCCCAGAAAGGCCTCCGAAGCCGCTGCCGCGGAGGATAAACTCGGAGCGGAAAGCGGGGAGCTGCCCACCAGGAGGGGCCAGCAGCGGGACCAGCGCctcactgcagctctccagcgAGATCGAGAACCTCCTGAGCCAGGGCTACTCATATCAGGACATTCAGAAAGCACTGCTCATTGCACATAACAATATTGAAATGGCCAAGAATATTCTCCGGGAGTTCGTTTCCATTTCCTCCCCGGCGCACGTGGCCACATAG